From a region of the Abditibacteriaceae bacterium genome:
- a CDS encoding filamentous hemagglutinin N-terminal domain-containing protein translates to MLHPFSSRSRLLARRISRGVALAPFALSLCLAQSASAQVVTDGTLGAGGALGGPHYDIAAALGKQFGPNLFHSFSDFNIYAGESATFSGPSSVQNILSRVTGGQSSIIDGKLNSTITGANFFFINPAGVIFGPNAQINVSGNFTASTADTLKLGSNGVFNAQNPSASVLTSAPPSAFGFLGPNPQPIIIEGSTLVSKPGRSMSFVGGDISALGADITADNGKVQLVSVGSVGEAKLASNGSVVDTGSFQKLGNIGLEATNISTSGTGALSVHAENLDMTGESYLSAENDTASTGGTLKVQVHGDVTLSEGSTIQSVSLAEGKGGTVEIEANRLLVDSGAGVAAVALADGDGGDISIRAKTIVLDGRSDSDELTGIGAIAFPGATGNGGNISIEAETLISEHGAAITADNFGFGHGGNISIAAKTVEINGHGTLTPIGAESNEPDSGRGGNITIKADNLKLINGGGISSSTASLADSGNISIVANDILIQGGEAEFTGIEALTVAKEGGKAGDISITGQKLRIQGAAELAVDTFGSGAGGKISVHVKDVELQNQGRGAALLARSFGTGKGGDIEVVADRLHLIGDALINTNASGAGAGGDIRIRSGEVFFDGRTGLFIQSNGVYAESIGAGKGGNVEIDARNVTLLGGAAVSTSTGKSGDGGNIRLSADTVTLEGTDYTTGLLALTHEEGNSGNISVAARQLNVLGNALISTTTLGTGNSGTIDIAARKIVLDGRGLANKNGIASESRAQNGGNGGEITVDTGLLQILNGAGISTSTQGKGIGSDISIKAHKITLRARDSAGTDVFSSIGSQSTGTASDAGDSGNITIETDTLHLQDDSGISTTTTGTGEGGNILIKAKAVELTASGGQASISAQTQGKSGNGGTIAIESDSLRVAGNSSISTSSNGAGDGGTIVIRARDTLLDGTGSRDNSTISSESIARTAAGDSGKIEFHSDTFRMVNGAQISTTTGGNGTGGDVLIEARDVVVENGSLVAAVTLGDGRGGNIHVVTDSLSIRGNEHPAGFTADTRDDAKGDGGAVVIKAKNIVMSNAVISTGSLGQGTGGRITIETGDLSLDRSEIRAVSTEQNVTAGKIDIEAHNTLRLNASTIQTDALQSDGGNIALRVGNTLEATDSLISASAGRNGGNVQMQIGGGVRLRNTVLAALAFGTGGDISIRPLSGSGPRFVVLDNSVVLASASKGNGGNINIQSNVFLSSASSLIDASSEFGVAGNIAIESPNTNVGGSLVTLPSNPLDAESYLAERCVVQQTGQSSSFSVETRRAMPAQPGDLLPSAGTEQK, encoded by the coding sequence GTGTTGCATCCCTTTTCGTCCCGTTCTCGCCTGCTGGCGCGGCGCATTTCGCGCGGCGTTGCTCTTGCGCCTTTTGCCCTGTCGTTGTGTTTGGCTCAATCGGCATCGGCGCAAGTCGTTACTGATGGAACCTTGGGGGCCGGGGGCGCTCTGGGCGGGCCGCACTACGATATTGCGGCGGCTTTGGGCAAGCAGTTCGGGCCGAATTTGTTCCATTCGTTCTCGGACTTCAATATTTATGCGGGCGAATCGGCGACGTTTTCCGGCCCATCGTCGGTGCAAAATATCCTTTCGCGCGTCACCGGCGGCCAAAGCTCGATTATTGATGGGAAGCTGAATTCGACTATCACGGGAGCGAATTTTTTCTTTATCAATCCGGCGGGCGTCATTTTCGGGCCGAACGCGCAAATCAATGTGAGCGGGAATTTCACTGCCAGCACCGCCGACACGTTAAAACTCGGTAGCAACGGCGTATTCAACGCGCAAAATCCGTCGGCATCGGTTCTCACCAGCGCGCCGCCTTCGGCTTTTGGTTTTCTCGGGCCAAATCCGCAGCCGATTATCATTGAAGGAAGCACACTCGTTTCCAAACCGGGCCGCTCAATGTCGTTTGTCGGTGGCGACATTTCGGCTTTGGGCGCGGATATTACTGCCGATAATGGCAAAGTCCAACTGGTGAGCGTTGGTTCGGTGGGGGAAGCAAAACTCGCCTCCAATGGCTCGGTTGTCGATACGGGCAGCTTTCAAAAACTGGGCAACATTGGCCTTGAAGCAACAAACATCAGCACATCGGGCACAGGCGCGCTCTCGGTTCATGCCGAAAATCTCGACATGACGGGCGAAAGCTATCTTTCTGCTGAAAACGACACCGCATCAACCGGTGGAACCTTAAAAGTTCAGGTGCACGGGGACGTAACCCTTTCTGAGGGAAGCACCATTCAAAGCGTTTCTCTGGCTGAAGGCAAGGGCGGTACGGTCGAAATCGAGGCGAATCGTCTCCTTGTCGATTCCGGGGCCGGAGTCGCGGCGGTCGCGTTGGCCGATGGCGATGGTGGTGACATTTCGATTCGCGCAAAGACAATTGTCCTTGATGGACGCAGTGACTCCGATGAACTTACTGGAATCGGCGCGATTGCATTTCCCGGTGCAACAGGCAACGGCGGCAATATTTCGATTGAAGCAGAAACGCTGATTTCCGAGCATGGCGCAGCTATCACGGCGGATAACTTTGGTTTTGGCCATGGCGGAAACATCTCCATCGCTGCAAAGACGGTTGAAATCAACGGCCACGGAACCCTGACTCCCATCGGGGCCGAATCGAACGAACCCGATTCGGGACGCGGCGGTAACATCACCATCAAAGCCGATAATTTGAAGCTCATCAACGGCGGCGGTATTTCTTCCAGCACGGCGAGTCTCGCCGACAGCGGAAATATTTCTATTGTCGCCAACGATATTCTGATTCAAGGTGGAGAAGCAGAATTCACCGGAATCGAAGCGCTGACAGTGGCCAAAGAAGGCGGCAAAGCGGGCGATATTTCCATCACGGGCCAGAAGCTTCGTATTCAAGGCGCTGCGGAACTTGCGGTCGATACCTTCGGAAGCGGCGCCGGCGGAAAGATTTCGGTTCACGTTAAGGATGTCGAGCTGCAGAATCAGGGTCGAGGTGCTGCGCTGCTCGCGCGCAGTTTCGGAACCGGCAAAGGCGGCGATATCGAAGTCGTCGCCGACCGCCTCCATCTTATTGGCGATGCGTTGATTAATACCAACGCGAGCGGAGCTGGTGCGGGCGGCGACATTCGGATTCGGAGCGGCGAAGTCTTCTTCGATGGCCGCACCGGACTTTTTATTCAATCCAATGGCGTTTATGCGGAATCCATCGGAGCCGGGAAAGGCGGCAACGTCGAAATCGACGCGCGCAATGTGACTCTCCTGGGAGGTGCTGCCGTCAGCACGAGCACGGGAAAAAGCGGCGATGGCGGCAATATTCGTCTATCTGCCGACACCGTTACTCTCGAAGGCACCGACTATACCACAGGATTGCTTGCCCTGACGCACGAAGAAGGCAACAGCGGGAATATTTCGGTGGCCGCGCGCCAGCTTAACGTGCTGGGCAACGCCCTGATTTCGACGACAACCCTAGGAACCGGCAACAGCGGAACAATCGACATCGCCGCCAGGAAGATTGTGCTCGATGGGCGCGGGTTGGCGAACAAGAATGGCATCGCATCGGAATCGCGCGCGCAAAATGGCGGCAACGGCGGCGAAATCACCGTCGATACTGGACTGCTGCAAATTTTGAATGGTGCCGGCATCAGCACCAGCACGCAGGGAAAAGGAATTGGCAGCGACATTTCCATCAAGGCGCACAAGATTACGTTGCGGGCACGCGATTCTGCGGGCACCGATGTGTTTTCATCGATTGGTTCACAATCAACGGGAACAGCGTCCGACGCGGGTGACAGCGGCAACATCACCATCGAAACCGACACTTTGCACTTGCAGGACGACAGCGGGATTTCAACAACAACCACGGGAACAGGCGAGGGTGGCAACATTCTTATCAAAGCGAAGGCTGTCGAACTCACGGCGAGTGGCGGGCAAGCATCCATTTCGGCTCAGACCCAGGGCAAAAGTGGCAATGGTGGCACGATTGCCATTGAATCCGATTCCTTGCGTGTTGCGGGGAATTCAAGTATTTCCACCAGCAGCAACGGCGCGGGTGATGGCGGCACAATCGTCATTAGGGCGCGCGACACGCTTCTTGATGGCACCGGAAGTCGAGATAACTCTACAATTTCGTCAGAATCGATAGCACGCACAGCAGCCGGCGACAGCGGAAAAATCGAATTTCACTCGGATACGTTTCGGATGGTCAACGGTGCGCAAATCAGCACGACCACCGGCGGAAATGGAACAGGTGGCGATGTTTTGATCGAAGCGCGCGACGTCGTCGTTGAGAATGGCTCGCTTGTCGCTGCCGTCACGCTAGGTGACGGCCGAGGCGGGAACATCCATGTAGTGACCGATTCGCTTTCGATTCGGGGCAACGAACACCCCGCCGGGTTTACTGCTGACACTCGCGATGACGCGAAGGGCGACGGAGGTGCCGTGGTTATCAAGGCGAAAAATATCGTGATGTCCAATGCTGTCATATCAACCGGCAGCCTTGGCCAAGGAACAGGAGGCCGCATCACCATCGAGACAGGCGACTTATCTCTGGATCGCTCTGAAATCAGGGCGGTTTCAACAGAACAGAATGTCACTGCGGGGAAAATCGACATTGAGGCGCACAACACACTGCGGTTGAATGCAAGCACGATTCAAACGGACGCACTTCAATCCGATGGCGGCAACATCGCGCTGCGTGTCGGCAATACATTGGAAGCCACGGATAGCCTTATCTCTGCAAGCGCGGGAAGAAACGGCGGCAACGTGCAGATGCAAATTGGCGGCGGGGTACGACTTCGAAATACGGTTCTGGCTGCCCTTGCCTTCGGAACAGGCGGTGACATCAGCATCCGGCCGCTGTCAGGCTCCGGCCCGCGCTTCGTTGTGCTTGATAACAGCGTTGTGCTTGCCAGCGCGTCCAAAGGCAACGGCGGCAATATCAATATTCAGTCGAATGTGTTTTTGTCTTCTGCTTCCTCGCTCATCGACGCATCCTCGGAATTCGGCGTCGCGGGAAACATTGCCATTGAATCGCCGAATACAAACGTCGGCGGTTCGCTTGTAACATTGCCTTCAAATCCACTGGACGCCGAAAGCTATCTTGCCGAACGCTGCGTGGTGCAGCAAACCGGACAAAGCAGTAGCTTTTCGGTCGAGACACGCCGCGCGATGCCCGCGCAACCCGGCGATTTATTGCCCAGTGCGGGCACGGAGCAGAAATAA
- a CDS encoding CHAT domain-containing protein, which produces MKLLFRFRFSCLAFGAVAFLSTPSHAQSTASPPKNSAATRAGDAARRGDFESAIVAWQQAVREENRRKDAAAEVRSLVQLGLSHVALGQLEAALIPLNEAVSLGKRTGDGVGVVLAQNALGALYIQSQQLGRAETVLQEALAVAQKQGDTDAVAPVWNNIGNLRVLQDRSGDAVAAYAEGLKGTRSDSLRARANLNLANLAVKEARAGDAVRFLAEAEKTLPTEETSERIQLLASLATGYLELAKNAEQPQPGWFDAAMRVAESARIGAEKLGDVRSTSLALGLLGEVAERQKRTEDGLRLTRQARFRAQQTQAPHLLYRWDWQLGRLLQAQGNTAEAIAAMRRAMSTFRTLCDCNGSGFSYEETIRPLYYELADLLLQRSASGRDAREVQMLLTETRDTLELLKTAELSDYFQDGCMAGALAKTKDISTVLADAAAVYIIPLPDRTEVLLGLPTGLLRVTAPISGPTLMARARRLRLQLQRPASNGYLAYSQELYEVLLQPLEATLREKRVGTLVFVVDGALRSIPFGALHNGQKFLAEKYALAVAPGLTLLDPKPLEAGTTRVFTGGISESVQGFDALQNVSQELKSIQKSYAGTSLLDGQFVKSKIASEVTNGDFSVVHIASHGEFSGRADNTYLLTYDGKVTLDELERLIRPRQFRGTPVEMLFLSACQTAAGDDRAALGLAGIAVKAGARSAVASLWSVNDEATAALVANFYTALKQNRGISKAAAMQKAQLATMQDERFAHPAFWAPFLVIGNWL; this is translated from the coding sequence ATGAAGTTGTTGTTTCGTTTTCGTTTTTCGTGCCTTGCGTTTGGTGCCGTCGCTTTTTTGTCCACGCCGTCCCACGCTCAGTCCACTGCGTCACCACCGAAAAATTCTGCGGCCACTCGCGCCGGTGATGCTGCGCGTCGCGGCGATTTTGAATCTGCAATTGTAGCGTGGCAACAAGCCGTCCGCGAAGAAAACCGGCGTAAAGATGCCGCAGCCGAGGTTCGCTCTCTGGTTCAACTGGGGTTGTCGCATGTTGCGCTTGGACAACTGGAGGCTGCACTGATCCCGCTCAATGAAGCGGTGTCTCTGGGGAAGCGCACCGGTGACGGCGTGGGAGTTGTGCTGGCGCAAAACGCGCTTGGCGCGCTCTATATTCAGTCGCAGCAGTTAGGTCGGGCAGAAACCGTTTTGCAGGAAGCGCTCGCTGTGGCACAAAAGCAAGGCGACACCGATGCGGTAGCGCCGGTCTGGAACAACATCGGGAACTTGCGTGTTTTGCAAGATCGCAGCGGCGATGCTGTCGCGGCGTATGCCGAAGGTTTGAAAGGCACTCGGAGCGACAGTTTGCGGGCGCGTGCCAATTTGAATCTCGCGAATCTCGCTGTGAAAGAGGCGCGCGCCGGTGATGCTGTTCGCTTTCTCGCGGAAGCCGAAAAAACGCTGCCGACCGAAGAAACTTCGGAAAGAATTCAGCTTCTCGCGTCGCTGGCAACAGGTTATTTAGAGCTGGCTAAAAACGCCGAACAGCCGCAGCCCGGTTGGTTCGATGCGGCCATGCGTGTCGCTGAATCCGCGCGAATTGGGGCAGAAAAACTCGGCGATGTTCGTTCGACTTCGCTTGCTTTGGGGTTGCTTGGAGAAGTTGCCGAAAGGCAGAAGCGCACTGAAGATGGCTTACGGCTGACACGTCAGGCGCGTTTTCGAGCGCAGCAAACTCAAGCGCCGCATCTGCTGTATCGCTGGGACTGGCAACTGGGCCGTTTGCTTCAGGCACAAGGCAACACGGCCGAAGCAATTGCCGCCATGCGCCGCGCGATGTCCACATTTCGCACGCTTTGTGATTGCAACGGGAGCGGCTTTTCCTACGAAGAAACGATTCGGCCTTTGTATTATGAACTCGCCGATTTGCTGCTCCAGCGCTCGGCGTCGGGCAGGGATGCGCGCGAAGTGCAAATGCTGCTCACCGAAACGCGCGATACGCTTGAACTCTTGAAAACCGCCGAACTCAGCGATTACTTTCAAGATGGCTGCATGGCAGGGGCGTTGGCGAAAACAAAGGACATTTCGACCGTACTTGCTGATGCCGCCGCGGTTTACATCATTCCTTTGCCCGACCGAACCGAGGTTTTGCTCGGACTTCCAACGGGTCTGTTGCGTGTGACGGCACCTATTAGCGGCCCGACGCTTATGGCGCGCGCCCGTCGCCTGCGTTTGCAGCTACAGCGTCCGGCATCGAATGGGTATCTCGCGTATTCGCAAGAACTTTATGAAGTTTTGCTCCAGCCCTTAGAAGCGACGCTGCGTGAAAAGCGTGTCGGCACTTTGGTCTTTGTCGTCGATGGCGCGTTGCGCTCGATTCCTTTTGGGGCGTTGCACAATGGGCAAAAATTTCTCGCCGAAAAATATGCCCTTGCCGTCGCGCCCGGCCTCACGCTTCTCGATCCGAAGCCGCTCGAAGCCGGGACGACGCGCGTCTTTACCGGCGGCATTTCCGAATCGGTGCAAGGCTTCGACGCGTTGCAAAACGTGTCGCAAGAACTGAAATCGATTCAGAAGAGTTATGCGGGAACTTCGTTGCTCGACGGACAATTTGTTAAAAGCAAAATCGCCAGCGAAGTGACGAACGGCGATTTTTCGGTTGTCCATATCGCATCGCATGGCGAATTTTCCGGACGCGCCGACAATACTTATTTGCTGACTTACGACGGCAAAGTCACGCTTGATGAATTGGAACGCTTAATTCGCCCGCGCCAATTTCGCGGCACTCCGGTCGAGATGTTGTTTCTCAGTGCGTGCCAGACCGCAGCCGGCGACGATCGCGCGGCGCTTGGGCTTGCCGGTATCGCGGTAAAAGCGGGTGCACGAAGCGCTGTCGCGTCGTTGTGGTCGGTCAACGATGAAGCGACAGCGGCCCTTGTTGCCAACTTTTACACGGCGCTCAAGCAGAATCGTGGCATTTCCAAAGCCGCCGCGATGCAGAAAGCACAACTTGCAACGATGCAGGACGAGCGCTTTGCTCATCCCGCGTTCTGGGCGCCGTTTCTGGTGATTGGCAACTGGCTGTAA
- a CDS encoding DUF928 domain-containing protein has translation MNTHVKSCLVSLAALSFAAAAEAADAGVLVSVQKDVKVHLPGGKVRRAGAMQSLPAGSRVQVGTGGRAVVVLLKDGSRYVLGSGSVSSIAADDLKSVSGPTAGRLPSLKLQQAKILQGSRVAYGRSASMVVRGEDKIELQSLAGGATLQDRPVFKWSPVPGATSYKIRLEDDNDRQILVREATTSEVAYPADAPPLKSGVEYLWRVSTVVGDNLWTQHSNFHVLSDKKRQALQAELDALKETDKPEDAEEAALNSVLQAEVYAKYDLLDDAITIYEQLIAKNPDSAALHSTLATLLADQNRMESSKRSIERATKLSQEVPETE, from the coding sequence ATGAATACGCACGTTAAATCATGTCTGGTGAGTTTGGCCGCGCTGTCGTTTGCAGCGGCGGCTGAGGCAGCCGATGCCGGTGTTCTGGTGTCGGTGCAAAAAGATGTCAAAGTGCATCTGCCCGGCGGAAAAGTCCGGCGCGCTGGTGCCATGCAAAGTTTGCCGGCGGGCAGCCGCGTTCAGGTGGGAACTGGAGGCCGCGCCGTTGTCGTATTGCTCAAAGATGGTTCGCGTTATGTGCTGGGAAGCGGCAGCGTGTCGAGCATCGCGGCTGATGACTTAAAGTCCGTCTCAGGGCCTACCGCCGGACGCTTGCCTTCACTCAAGTTGCAGCAAGCGAAGATTCTCCAGGGCAGCCGCGTCGCTTATGGCCGTTCAGCGAGCATGGTTGTGCGCGGCGAAGACAAAATCGAGTTGCAATCGCTCGCCGGTGGCGCGACGCTGCAAGATCGTCCGGTTTTCAAATGGTCGCCCGTTCCCGGCGCGACGTCTTACAAAATTCGACTGGAGGACGATAACGACCGCCAGATTCTTGTTCGTGAAGCCACGACTTCGGAAGTGGCCTATCCTGCCGATGCGCCGCCACTAAAATCTGGCGTCGAATATCTATGGCGCGTTTCCACCGTTGTCGGCGACAATTTGTGGACACAGCACAGCAACTTCCATGTTCTTTCGGATAAGAAGCGCCAAGCGTTGCAAGCAGAACTCGATGCACTGAAAGAAACCGACAAGCCCGAAGATGCCGAAGAAGCTGCACTGAATTCAGTTTTGCAGGCCGAGGTTTATGCGAAATACGATTTGCTCGATGATGCCATCACGATTTATGAGCAGCTGATTGCAAAGAACCCCGATTCGGCTGCGCTGCATTCAACACTGGCGACCTTGCTCGCCGATCAGAATCGCATGGAATCGAGTAAACGCTCGATCGAGCGTGCGACCAAGCTTTCCCAAGAAGTGCCCGAAACCGAGTAG
- a CDS encoding DNA double-strand break repair nuclease NurA, which produces MLDFGSLAAQMDAMLAAQREWISPDAVGKTVRSLCTKCDDRGDFNGLVTLALKEKLPEGWHPAQLLDANAKLVASSPAPALGYPIRVCAADGSQIMPDAHEIAYCYLLHLSHIALLYDGTQSRAEMETEAALYHEKSDDEWHEEAAKHGGLPAKEFVEARRHIAELDALAQCLENAEETAIGFSDGILQLHPSAASAWRDFALAQNDRALDRLRASGHPVAAYIAASRAIDCVTGLRVVVNARESAGELEADAAARSREALARLNDVRLFDILLRVGERSSVFVPSRFRGDNSRHESCFFYLKLEEGDVARLEFPRWVADVPAWLDLVHAAARDQAERGDGYPIALMEAHEHAVVRGPERDAFFALLEELMMARGIAPNRSSKRRAKQRPIV; this is translated from the coding sequence ATGCTCGATTTTGGTTCTCTCGCCGCACAAATGGACGCGATGCTCGCCGCGCAGCGCGAATGGATTTCGCCCGATGCTGTTGGCAAAACCGTGCGTTCGTTATGCACGAAGTGCGATGATCGTGGCGACTTCAACGGTCTGGTTACGCTTGCCCTCAAAGAAAAGCTTCCCGAAGGTTGGCATCCGGCGCAGTTGCTCGACGCGAATGCAAAGCTCGTCGCATCGAGTCCCGCGCCTGCGTTGGGCTATCCGATTCGCGTTTGCGCCGCCGATGGCTCGCAAATCATGCCTGACGCGCACGAAATCGCGTATTGCTATCTGCTTCATCTTTCACACATTGCGTTGCTTTACGATGGAACGCAAAGCCGTGCCGAAATGGAAACCGAGGCAGCGCTTTACCACGAAAAATCCGACGACGAATGGCACGAAGAAGCGGCGAAACACGGCGGGCTGCCGGCGAAGGAATTTGTTGAGGCGCGCCGCCACATCGCCGAACTCGATGCCCTCGCGCAGTGTCTGGAAAACGCCGAAGAAACTGCGATTGGTTTTAGCGACGGCATTTTGCAGCTTCATCCTTCGGCAGCTTCGGCGTGGCGCGATTTCGCCCTTGCGCAAAACGACCGCGCGCTCGACCGGCTACGCGCAAGCGGACATCCGGTTGCGGCTTACATTGCGGCGTCACGCGCCATCGATTGCGTTACGGGTTTGCGCGTTGTGGTGAATGCGCGCGAAAGCGCGGGTGAACTCGAAGCCGATGCCGCCGCGCGCAGTCGGGAAGCACTCGCTCGACTCAACGATGTGCGCTTGTTCGATATTCTGCTGCGCGTTGGCGAGCGTTCGTCGGTGTTTGTTCCCAGTCGATTTCGGGGCGATAACTCGCGCCACGAATCGTGTTTCTTTTATCTCAAACTGGAGGAAGGCGATGTTGCGCGGCTGGAATTTCCCCGTTGGGTCGCCGATGTTCCTGCGTGGCTCGATTTGGTTCACGCAGCGGCGCGCGACCAAGCGGAGCGCGGCGACGGCTACCCGATTGCCCTCATGGAGGCGCACGAACACGCTGTTGTGCGTGGCCCGGAACGCGACGCGTTCTTCGCCTTACTCGAAGAATTGATGATGGCGCGAGGTATTGCACCGAACCGTTCGTCGAAGCGCCGCGCCAAACAGCGCCCAATTGTGTAG
- a CDS encoding DUF948 domain-containing protein, whose protein sequence is MNEVVVSNLPPVWTFYVIAIAQLLFGVATLAIAFVLIKLLGQVAQMLGDVNKMTEEISKKVPSLMNNVDATLGNVKVISDDARVTSHNVTGTVNRVSHVVGSVAGKLESPLVKSVGALTGVAAGINALRAGKRREVVVEVPRKRGLLGRKK, encoded by the coding sequence ATGAACGAAGTTGTAGTCTCCAATCTGCCGCCTGTGTGGACTTTTTACGTCATTGCCATCGCGCAACTGTTGTTCGGCGTTGCCACACTCGCCATTGCGTTTGTTCTCATCAAGTTGCTGGGACAGGTCGCGCAAATGCTGGGCGATGTCAACAAGATGACTGAAGAAATCAGCAAAAAAGTGCCGAGCCTGATGAACAATGTCGATGCGACACTGGGCAACGTCAAAGTGATTTCCGACGACGCGCGCGTCACCAGCCACAACGTCACGGGCACGGTGAATCGTGTTTCTCATGTTGTCGGTTCGGTCGCGGGCAAGCTGGAATCGCCGCTTGTGAAAAGCGTCGGCGCTTTAACCGGCGTCGCAGCGGGCATCAATGCGCTTCGTGCTGGAAAGCGGCGCGAAGTCGTGGTCGAAGTGCCACGAAAGAGAGGTCTCCTTGGCCGCAAAAAATAA
- a CDS encoding ShlB/FhaC/HecB family hemolysin secretion/activation protein has product MTAFLSKSCLSALLFCAFSVCGPHAQEAAPAKAEEQLSTAARIGVRAFRFEGNTVFSSAQLGEVVREYADREVSSDELEEARRKLSQFYVDRGYVNSGALLRDQSIRDGIITWSIVEGKLTGVQINGRRRFRSTFLQSQIAPDTEKPLNVLTLRDRLQLLRQNPNIKSINADVRPGLRPGEATLQVELVENKPDSFSLEFDNHRAPSVGAERVRLVYNNRNLLGLDDSLTLRTGLTRDDLDFANPARLGDFAASYQSPAFGRDTRLVASYSKGDSAVIEEPFRALGISSESENYALGLRQPLRRTLNEDVSVSATLEHRKSESFLFGLPFSFSLGDVNGVSETTAIRFGVESLQRGQSSVLASRALLSYGNNFPGSTRNAVAPGGKFMTLLGQVQHVRVLDEKGRQLVLRLDGQWADKPLLSVEKFSIGGASSVRGYRENQLVRDKGFAASAEVRVPLLRNKLGAERLTLAPFFDFGAGKNKGAVATAGQSTLSSLGVGLLYTDNRLNAQVYYGHALKSINTADNDLQDKGIHFGLSFRL; this is encoded by the coding sequence ATGACAGCTTTCCTGTCGAAGTCCTGCCTGAGCGCGTTGCTGTTCTGCGCGTTTTCCGTTTGCGGCCCTCATGCGCAAGAGGCAGCGCCCGCAAAAGCGGAGGAGCAACTTTCCACTGCAGCGCGCATCGGCGTGCGCGCGTTTCGTTTCGAGGGCAACACCGTTTTTTCGTCCGCGCAGTTAGGCGAGGTTGTGCGCGAATACGCAGACCGCGAGGTTTCTTCCGATGAGCTGGAAGAAGCGCGCCGCAAGCTTTCACAGTTCTATGTTGATCGCGGTTATGTGAACTCCGGCGCCTTGCTGCGCGACCAGAGCATACGCGATGGCATCATTACGTGGAGCATCGTTGAAGGAAAACTAACTGGCGTTCAAATCAACGGGCGACGCCGTTTTCGCTCCACGTTTTTACAAAGCCAGATCGCGCCCGACACCGAGAAGCCGCTTAATGTTCTGACGCTACGCGACAGGCTGCAATTGCTGCGTCAGAACCCGAATATCAAAAGTATTAACGCCGACGTGCGCCCCGGCCTTCGGCCCGGCGAAGCGACGCTGCAGGTTGAACTGGTTGAAAACAAGCCCGACAGTTTTTCCCTCGAATTCGACAATCACCGTGCGCCAAGCGTTGGGGCCGAACGTGTGCGGCTCGTTTATAACAACCGCAATCTGCTTGGTCTGGACGATAGCCTGACTCTCCGCACCGGACTCACGCGCGACGATTTAGATTTTGCCAATCCCGCGCGTTTGGGCGATTTTGCGGCGAGTTATCAATCGCCCGCATTTGGCCGCGACACACGTCTGGTTGCTTCGTATTCCAAAGGTGACAGCGCGGTTATCGAAGAACCGTTTCGCGCATTGGGCATTTCCAGCGAATCCGAAAACTATGCGCTCGGTTTGCGCCAACCGTTGCGCCGCACCTTGAACGAAGACGTGTCGGTGAGCGCGACGCTCGAACATCGCAAGAGCGAATCGTTTTTATTCGGCCTGCCGTTTTCGTTTTCACTCGGCGATGTCAATGGCGTTTCGGAAACAACGGCTATTCGCTTCGGCGTCGAATCGCTGCAGCGCGGCCAGAGCAGCGTCCTCGCATCGCGCGCGCTGCTGAGCTACGGCAACAATTTTCCGGGCTCAACGCGCAACGCCGTCGCGCCCGGTGGAAAGTTCATGACGCTTTTGGGACAAGTGCAACACGTTCGCGTTCTCGACGAAAAAGGACGTCAACTTGTTCTGCGGCTCGATGGGCAATGGGCCGACAAGCCGTTGCTTTCGGTCGAGAAATTTTCCATTGGTGGCGCGAGTAGCGTGCGCGGCTACCGCGAAAACCAACTGGTGCGCGATAAAGGGTTCGCAGCGTCTGCCGAAGTACGCGTGCCGCTCTTGCGCAACAAACTCGGCGCTGAACGATTGACGCTCGCGCCGTTCTTCGATTTCGGCGCGGGCAAAAATAAGGGTGCAGTCGCAACAGCCGGACAAAGCACCTTAAGCAGCCTTGGCGTCGGTTTGCTTTACACCGACAACCGGCTCAACGCACAGGTTTATTACGGCCACGCGCTCAAAAGCATCAACACTGCCGACAACGATTTACAGGACAAAGGCATTCACTTTGGCCTGTCGTTTCGGTTGTAG